One genomic region from Paracoccus pantotrophus encodes:
- a CDS encoding capsule biosynthesis protein has protein sequence MAEPRRRHWLILGSFLALVVLPSLAWAGYLWLRAEDQYVSTVGFSVRKEQSTSSIDLLGGLAPLTGAGGSASDTDILYEYIRSQDMVERIDASLDLRARFSRAWPHDFVFAFDPEGHVEDLTDYWQRQVKVLYDSTTQLITLKVSAFTPEDAQQIAAAVFQESSDKINQLSTIAQDDATRLAKAELDKARAELTETRQAMTAFRMRSQIVDPEADLAGQMGVLSGLQAQLAEALVAHDLLLDNAQPTDHRVTQSQQKIDALRRLIEAERAKFGAEGQGPAGESYAQLMAEYEKLAVDREFAEGAYRSARIAHETALAEAQRQARYLAAHIEPKVAQSPTEPDRPWLWAMITGMLLAGWSILVLVYYSVRDRR, from the coding sequence ATGGCCGAGCCCCGGCGCCGGCACTGGCTGATCCTGGGCTCCTTCCTGGCGCTGGTGGTGCTGCCCAGCCTCGCCTGGGCCGGCTATCTCTGGCTGCGCGCCGAGGACCAATATGTCTCGACCGTCGGCTTCTCGGTGCGCAAGGAACAGTCCACCTCCTCGATCGATCTCCTGGGCGGGCTGGCGCCGCTGACCGGCGCCGGCGGCAGCGCCTCGGATACCGACATCCTCTACGAATACATCCGCAGCCAGGACATGGTCGAAAGGATCGATGCCAGCCTCGACCTGCGCGCCCGCTTCTCGCGCGCCTGGCCGCATGACTTCGTCTTCGCCTTCGACCCCGAGGGCCATGTCGAGGATCTGACCGATTACTGGCAGCGCCAGGTCAAGGTGCTCTACGACAGCACCACCCAGCTGATCACCCTCAAGGTCAGCGCCTTCACCCCCGAGGACGCCCAGCAGATCGCCGCGGCGGTGTTCCAGGAAAGCTCGGACAAGATCAACCAGCTCTCGACCATCGCCCAGGACGACGCCACCCGCCTGGCCAAGGCCGAGCTCGACAAGGCCCGCGCCGAGCTGACCGAGACCCGCCAGGCCATGACCGCCTTCCGCATGCGCTCGCAGATCGTCGATCCCGAGGCCGATCTCGCCGGGCAGATGGGGGTGCTGAGCGGGCTGCAGGCGCAGCTGGCCGAGGCGCTGGTCGCCCATGACCTGCTTTTGGACAATGCCCAGCCCACCGACCACCGCGTCACCCAGTCCCAGCAGAAGATCGACGCGCTGCGCCGGCTGATCGAGGCCGAGCGCGCCAAGTTCGGCGCCGAGGGCCAGGGCCCGGCCGGCGAAAGCTATGCCCAGCTGATGGCGGAATACGAAAAGCTGGCCGTGGACCGCGAATTCGCCGAGGGCGCCTATCGCTCGGCCCGCATCGCCCATGAGACGGCGCTGGCCGAGGCGCAGCGCCAGGCCCGCTACCTGGCCGCCCATATCGAGCCCAAGGTGGCGCAAAGCCCGACCGAGCCGGACCGGCCCTGGCTCTGGGCGATGATCACCGGCATGCTGCTGGCCGGCTGGTCGATCCTGGTGCTGGTCTATTACAGCGTCCGCGACCGCCGCTAG
- a CDS encoding ABC transporter ATP-binding protein: MIRLENLTKIYRLNGRETLVADNLNAEFPTGASVALLGRNGAGKSTLLRIIAGTVLPTAGRVLSDGTISWPVGFSGSFHPDLTGAQNVRFVARIYGVDTDELVDYVADFAELGQHYHQPFGSYSSGMRSRLAMGTSMGIHFDTYLVDEVTSVGDANFRAKSQRVFAERMARSSAIVVSHSMPMIRNMCTMGAVLHNASLTIFDNIDQAIKKHEEILRLPQTK, translated from the coding sequence ATGATCCGGCTCGAGAACCTGACCAAGATCTACCGGCTCAACGGCCGCGAGACCCTGGTGGCGGACAATCTGAACGCCGAGTTCCCGACCGGGGCCTCGGTGGCGCTTCTGGGCCGCAACGGCGCCGGCAAGTCGACGCTCCTGCGCATCATCGCCGGCACCGTGCTGCCCACGGCCGGCCGGGTGCTGTCGGACGGCACGATTTCCTGGCCGGTGGGGTTCTCGGGCAGTTTCCACCCCGATCTGACCGGGGCGCAGAACGTGCGCTTCGTGGCCCGCATCTACGGCGTGGACACCGACGAGCTGGTCGATTACGTCGCCGATTTCGCCGAGCTGGGCCAGCATTACCACCAGCCCTTCGGCAGCTATTCCTCGGGCATGCGCTCGCGGCTGGCCATGGGCACCTCGATGGGCATCCATTTCGACACCTATCTGGTCGACGAGGTCACCAGCGTCGGCGACGCCAATTTCCGCGCCAAGTCCCAGCGCGTCTTCGCCGAGCGCATGGCCCGATCATCCGCCATCGTCGTCAGCCATTCCATGCCCATGATCCGCAACATGTGCACCATGGGCGCCGTCCTGCACAACGCAAGCCTCACAATCTTCGACAACATCGACCAGGCCATCAAAAAACACGAGGAAATCCTCAGACTCCCACAGACAAAATAA
- a CDS encoding ketosteroid isomerase-related protein, whose amino-acid sequence MDTKALIAAYYDAFNAGRTDEMLGYLHDEVEHHVNEGGIRRGKAAFAAFNAHMTRSYREELTGMVIFANEAGDRAAAEFVVNGTYLATDEGLPEAKGQTYVLPAGAFFTIRDGKIARVTTYYNLADWTRQVSGQVSGQVSA is encoded by the coding sequence ATGGATACCAAGGCCCTGATCGCCGCCTATTACGACGCCTTCAACGCCGGCCGCACCGACGAGATGCTGGGCTATCTGCATGACGAGGTCGAGCATCACGTCAACGAGGGCGGCATCCGCCGCGGCAAGGCGGCCTTCGCCGCGTTCAACGCCCACATGACCCGCAGCTATCGCGAGGAACTGACCGGCATGGTGATCTTCGCCAATGAGGCCGGCGACCGGGCGGCGGCGGAATTCGTGGTCAACGGCACCTACCTGGCCACCGACGAGGGCCTGCCCGAGGCGAAGGGCCAGACCTATGTCCTGCCCGCCGGTGCCTTCTTCACCATCCGCGACGGCAAGATCGCGCGGGTGACGACCTATTACAACCTCGCCGACTGGACGCGGCAGGTCTCGGGGCAGGTCTCGGGGCAGGTCTCGGCGTGA
- a CDS encoding GNAT family N-acetyltransferase, translating to MIRTECLTGDAVAAVLDDLARLRIAVFRDWPYLYDGDLGYERDYLHAYQSPGAVVVAAWDGDRMVGAATGAPMEDHAGDFAAAFANRPERLDEIFYCAESVLLPDYRGHGLGHAFFDGREAQARALGRRYSAFCSVIRPEDHPLRPPAYRPLDGFWLKRGYAPLPGVVAGFDWKDIGESRSTRKSLQFWMKPL from the coding sequence GTGATCCGCACCGAATGCCTGACCGGGGATGCGGTTGCCGCCGTGCTGGACGACCTGGCGCGGCTGCGCATCGCGGTATTCCGCGACTGGCCCTATCTCTATGACGGCGACCTGGGTTATGAGCGCGATTACCTGCATGCCTATCAGTCGCCCGGCGCGGTGGTGGTCGCGGCCTGGGACGGCGACCGCATGGTCGGCGCCGCGACCGGCGCGCCGATGGAGGACCATGCCGGCGATTTCGCCGCCGCCTTCGCCAACCGGCCCGAGCGGCTGGACGAGATCTTCTATTGCGCCGAATCGGTGCTGCTGCCGGACTATCGCGGCCATGGCCTGGGCCATGCCTTCTTCGACGGGCGCGAGGCGCAGGCCCGGGCGCTTGGCCGCCGCTACAGCGCCTTTTGCAGCGTGATTCGCCCCGAGGACCACCCACTGCGGCCCCCCGCCTATCGCCCGCTGGACGGGTTCTGGCTGAAGCGCGGCTATGCGCCCTTGCCGGGCGTGGTCGCCGGTTTCGACTGGAAGGACATCGGCGAGAGCCGGTCGACCCGCAAATCCCTGCAATTCTGGATGAAACCCCTGTGA
- a CDS encoding carbon-nitrogen hydrolase family protein, with protein sequence MKIAAAAYPFDWLADLDAYRAKIGAWVEKAADCDLLVFPEYGAMELASLGGREVAGDLEASLHEVARHEAARDALHAELAARHRLHILAASGPCFDGPRPVNRAVLFGPRGRIGHQDKQVMTRFEREDWNVVGAPGLRVFDTPVGRLGVLICYDSEFPLLGRALAEAGVEVVLVPSCTDTVAGFNRVRIGAMARALESQCVVVQAPTVGCVDWNPAIDENRGAAAIYAPPDGLWPESGVLAEGLMDVPGWVKAELDLDLVAESRRNGRVLPFAHWPESAAVRLVD encoded by the coding sequence GTGAAAATCGCCGCCGCCGCCTATCCCTTCGACTGGCTGGCGGATCTGGACGCTTATCGCGCCAAGATCGGCGCCTGGGTCGAGAAGGCCGCCGATTGCGATCTGCTGGTCTTTCCCGAATATGGCGCGATGGAGCTGGCCTCGCTGGGCGGGCGCGAGGTGGCGGGCGACCTGGAGGCCTCGCTGCACGAGGTCGCCCGGCACGAGGCCGCGCGCGACGCGCTGCATGCGGAACTCGCGGCGCGGCATCGGCTGCATATCCTGGCCGCCTCGGGGCCCTGTTTCGACGGGCCGCGCCCGGTCAACCGGGCGGTGCTGTTCGGGCCGCGGGGACGGATCGGCCATCAGGACAAGCAGGTGATGACCCGGTTCGAGCGCGAGGACTGGAACGTGGTCGGCGCCCCCGGCCTGCGGGTCTTTGACACGCCCGTCGGGCGGCTGGGCGTGCTGATCTGCTATGACAGCGAGTTTCCGCTGCTGGGCCGCGCGCTGGCCGAGGCGGGGGTCGAGGTGGTGCTGGTACCCTCCTGCACGGACACGGTGGCGGGGTTCAACCGGGTCCGCATCGGCGCCATGGCCCGCGCGCTGGAAAGCCAATGCGTCGTGGTGCAGGCACCGACGGTGGGCTGCGTGGACTGGAACCCCGCCATCGACGAGAACCGCGGCGCCGCGGCGATCTATGCGCCCCCCGACGGGCTCTGGCCGGAAAGCGGCGTGCTGGCCGAGGGGCTGATGGACGTGCCAGGCTGGGTCAAGGCCGAGCTGGACCTGGACCTGGTGGCCGAAAGCCGGCGGAACGGGCGGGTGCTGCCCTTCGCGCATTGGCCCGAGAGTGCGGCGGTGCGACTGGTGGATTAG
- a CDS encoding MORN repeat-containing protein, whose protein sequence is MKAALVACAVILAGAGMAGAQAVITKQYDDGGVYEGTFRNGKQHGRGTYRLPSGYEYTGDWVEGEILGQGVAKFPNGSVYEGAFAGGKPHGKGKITYADGGSYEGDWQDGQIVGQGVAHYANGSVYEGGFLNALHDGKGVLTQPNGYRYEGDWKAGVKEGLGKITYPDGASYEGEMRANQRSGQGKLRMPDGLVYEGSWSAGQMAGQGKLTQPSGDGYEGRFANGKREGKGVATYANGDRYEGDFRADKRWGTGTFTGTDGYVYTGDWVEGRMEGLGRITYPDGSVYEGALMADLPHGRGLITYPDGASYDGEWVAGVIEGQGVAKYANGLVYEGGFKRGRNEGQGRMTYPDGYVYNGAWRDGQRHGQGQATYPDGTTYDGSFVDGLRHGKGRLIAPDGFRYEGSWKQGEIDGEGVATYANGDVYSGHFVMGKRQGAGVMRYATGQVASGEWEDNRLAVPAEGAAVPEGAETPDGAVPQEPAVAE, encoded by the coding sequence ATGAAGGCAGCCCTTGTCGCCTGCGCGGTGATCCTGGCCGGCGCGGGCATGGCCGGCGCGCAGGCGGTCATCACCAAGCAATATGACGACGGCGGCGTCTATGAGGGCACCTTCCGCAACGGCAAGCAGCACGGCCGCGGCACCTACAGGCTGCCCTCGGGCTACGAATATACCGGCGACTGGGTCGAGGGCGAGATCCTGGGCCAGGGCGTGGCGAAATTCCCCAACGGCTCGGTCTACGAGGGCGCTTTCGCCGGCGGCAAGCCGCATGGCAAGGGCAAGATCACCTATGCCGACGGCGGCAGCTACGAGGGCGACTGGCAGGACGGCCAGATCGTCGGGCAGGGCGTGGCGCATTACGCCAACGGCTCGGTCTACGAAGGCGGCTTCCTGAACGCGCTGCATGACGGCAAGGGCGTGCTGACCCAGCCCAACGGCTATCGCTACGAGGGCGACTGGAAGGCCGGCGTCAAGGAGGGCCTCGGCAAGATCACCTATCCCGACGGCGCCAGCTACGAAGGCGAGATGCGGGCCAACCAGCGTTCCGGCCAGGGCAAGCTGAGGATGCCGGACGGGCTGGTCTACGAGGGCAGCTGGTCGGCGGGGCAGATGGCCGGGCAGGGCAAGCTGACCCAGCCCTCGGGCGACGGCTATGAGGGCCGCTTCGCCAATGGCAAGCGCGAGGGCAAGGGCGTCGCCACCTATGCCAATGGCGACCGCTACGAGGGCGATTTCCGCGCTGACAAGCGCTGGGGCACCGGCACCTTCACCGGCACCGACGGCTATGTCTATACCGGCGACTGGGTCGAGGGCCGCATGGAAGGGCTGGGCCGCATCACCTATCCTGACGGCTCGGTCTATGAGGGCGCGCTGATGGCCGACCTGCCGCATGGCCGCGGCCTGATCACCTATCCGGACGGCGCCAGCTATGACGGCGAATGGGTCGCCGGCGTGATCGAGGGGCAGGGCGTCGCCAAATACGCCAACGGCCTGGTCTACGAGGGCGGCTTCAAGCGCGGCCGCAACGAGGGGCAGGGCCGCATGACCTATCCGGACGGCTATGTCTATAACGGCGCCTGGCGCGACGGGCAGCGGCACGGGCAGGGGCAGGCGACCTATCCCGACGGCACCACCTATGACGGCTCCTTCGTGGACGGGCTGCGCCATGGCAAGGGCCGGCTGATCGCGCCGGACGGTTTCCGCTACGAGGGCAGCTGGAAGCAGGGCGAGATCGACGGCGAGGGCGTCGCGACCTATGCCAATGGCGATGTCTATAGCGGCCATTTCGTCATGGGCAAGCGCCAGGGCGCGGGGGTGATGCGCTATGCCACCGGCCAGGTCGCCTCGGGCGAATGGGAGGACAACCGCCTGGCCGTGCCCGCCGAGGGCGCGGCAGTGCCCGAGGGCGCCGAGACGCCAGATGGGGCGGTGCCGCAGGAGCCTGCCGTGGCAGAATAG